A single region of the Duganella sp. BuS-21 genome encodes:
- a CDS encoding efflux transporter outer membrane subunit, translated as MKTLTKTAALLSVGLLSACSMAPTYERPAAPVAASYPADSAGAASRTSATLPLPANAKAPVDTGWREYFSDEALRQLIAAALENNRDLRTAVLRIDEARAQYNIQSADRLPNLNASFSDARAKTPAYLSGSGQSTIGQRYDVGVSVSSFELDFFGRVKSLNDAALASYLATEEARQAAQIALVAQVAQAFYTERSYAEQYALAQQTYEARARSYRLTQQRAEAGASSRLDLRSNETLMETARAAALTLARQRAQAQNTLTLLVGQPQGRAAGAMPTDAQLDSLSALPEGLPSDLLARRPDIRAAEQRLKAANASIGAARAAFFPRIGLTAALGSSSPSLHGLFDSGSGSWSFAPQLTLPIFDAGRNRANLTLSEVRKNLAVADYEKTVQTAFREVADALAARDYLGEQVNAQRAVQDAQADRLKLLQLRFDNGVANALDVLDAQRELFSAQQTLVQARLLRTTTAIDLYRALGGGIK; from the coding sequence ATGAAAACTTTGACTAAAACCGCCGCGTTGCTCAGCGTGGGGCTGCTGTCGGCATGCTCGATGGCGCCGACCTACGAACGCCCGGCCGCACCCGTGGCCGCATCCTATCCAGCCGACAGCGCCGGCGCGGCATCGCGCACCAGCGCCACCCTGCCGCTGCCGGCCAACGCCAAAGCCCCGGTCGATACCGGCTGGCGCGAGTACTTCAGCGACGAAGCGCTGCGACAGCTGATCGCCGCCGCGCTGGAAAACAACCGCGACCTGCGCACGGCGGTGCTGCGCATCGATGAAGCGCGCGCGCAGTACAACATCCAGTCGGCCGACCGGCTGCCCAACCTCAACGCCAGCTTCAGCGACGCGCGCGCCAAGACGCCGGCCTACCTGTCGGGCAGCGGCCAATCGACCATCGGCCAGCGCTACGACGTCGGCGTCTCGGTATCGTCGTTCGAGCTGGATTTCTTCGGTCGGGTCAAAAGCCTGAACGACGCCGCACTGGCGAGCTACCTGGCCACCGAAGAAGCGCGCCAGGCGGCGCAGATCGCGCTGGTGGCGCAAGTGGCGCAGGCCTTCTACACCGAGCGCTCCTACGCCGAACAGTATGCGCTGGCGCAGCAAACCTACGAGGCACGTGCCCGCAGCTACAGGCTCACGCAGCAACGCGCGGAAGCCGGCGCTTCTTCGCGCCTCGACCTGCGCTCCAATGAAACGCTGATGGAAACCGCACGTGCCGCCGCGCTGACGCTGGCCCGCCAGCGCGCGCAGGCGCAGAACACGCTGACGCTGCTGGTCGGCCAGCCGCAAGGCCGCGCCGCCGGCGCCATGCCCACCGACGCACAACTCGACAGCCTGAGCGCGCTGCCGGAAGGCCTGCCCTCCGACCTGCTCGCACGCCGTCCCGACATCCGCGCCGCCGAACAGCGCCTGAAGGCGGCCAACGCCAGCATCGGCGCCGCGCGCGCCGCCTTCTTCCCGCGCATCGGCCTGACGGCGGCGCTGGGCAGCAGCAGCCCGTCGCTACACGGCCTGTTCGACAGCGGCTCGGGCAGCTGGTCGTTCGCGCCGCAACTGACGCTGCCCATTTTCGACGCCGGCCGCAACCGCGCCAACCTGACGCTGTCCGAGGTGCGCAAGAACCTGGCCGTGGCCGACTACGAAAAAACCGTGCAGACCGCGTTCCGCGAAGTGGCCGACGCGCTGGCCGCACGCGACTATCTCGGCGAGCAGGTGAACGCCCAGCGCGCCGTCCAGGACGCCCAGGCCGACCGTCTCAAGCTGCTGCAACTGCGCTTCGACAACGGCGTGGCCAACGCGCTGGACGTGCTGGACGCCCAGCGCGAACTGTTCAGCGCCCAGCAAACGCTGGTGCAGGCGCGCCTGCTGCGCACCACCACCGCCATCGACCTGTATCGCGCCCTGGGGGGCGGCATCAAGTAA
- a CDS encoding patatin-like phospholipase family protein, which yields MTTSITIRLGQRARQRIAAEGVLAADIAVVPAAAGGPKGLILHGLDCWMFGEFFPTAPRRRRLVGASIGAWRMAASAFDDPVAAHKRLARLYADQRYADKVSAADISRNCRALLDELLDGRAQEVIGHPEHHVSIITMRGIGPLANAHSARWREMAGFLMAAAGNALSRRRLAASMERVIFQHPEADAAWLRDDFDAFAGHFVNLSPDNLRDALLASGSIPLVLEAVTGIAGAPDGPYWDGGLIDYHLHLPYQRDPGLVLYPHFNDYIVPGWLDKSMPWRRVKDHALDNMILVSPSPDFVSRLPNAKLPDRKDFKVYGQHHDRRNRDWLQAIGESERMAVEFARWCEKPDLKQAAGF from the coding sequence ATGACTACATCGATCACCATCCGCCTCGGTCAGCGGGCGCGCCAGCGGATCGCCGCCGAAGGCGTGCTGGCCGCCGATATCGCCGTCGTCCCCGCCGCTGCGGGCGGTCCCAAAGGCCTGATCCTGCATGGCCTGGATTGCTGGATGTTCGGCGAGTTTTTCCCGACCGCGCCGCGCCGGCGCCGCCTGGTCGGCGCCTCGATCGGCGCCTGGCGCATGGCCGCTTCCGCCTTCGACGATCCGGTCGCCGCCCACAAGCGCCTGGCGCGCCTGTACGCCGACCAGCGCTACGCCGACAAGGTCAGCGCCGCCGACATCTCGCGCAATTGCCGCGCTTTGCTCGACGAGCTGCTCGACGGCCGCGCGCAGGAAGTGATCGGGCATCCCGAACACCACGTCTCCATCATCACCATGCGCGGCATCGGCCCGCTGGCCAACGCCCACAGCGCGCGCTGGCGCGAAATGGCCGGTTTCCTGATGGCCGCCGCCGGCAACGCGCTGTCGCGCCGGCGTCTGGCCGCGAGCATGGAGCGCGTGATCTTCCAGCATCCGGAGGCGGACGCCGCCTGGCTGCGCGACGACTTCGATGCCTTCGCCGGCCACTTCGTCAACCTCTCGCCCGATAATCTGCGCGACGCCCTGCTCGCCTCGGGCTCGATCCCGCTGGTACTGGAAGCGGTCACCGGCATCGCCGGCGCACCTGACGGTCCTTACTGGGACGGCGGCTTGATCGACTACCATCTGCACCTGCCCTACCAGCGCGATCCCGGCCTGGTGCTCTACCCGCACTTCAACGACTACATCGTGCCCGGTTGGCTCGACAAGTCGATGCCGTGGCGCCGCGTCAAGGACCACGCGCTGGACAATATGATCCTGGTGTCGCCGTCGCCGGACTTCGTCTCGCGCCTGCCCAACGCCAAGCTCCCCGACCGCAAGGACTTCAAGGTCTATGGCCAGCACCACGACCGCCGCAACCGCGACTGGCTGCAGGCCATCGGCGAGAGCGAGCGCATGGCCGTGGAATTCGCCCGCTGGTGCGAAAAACCCGACCTGAAACAGGCCGCCGGCTTCTGA
- a CDS encoding methyl-accepting chemotaxis protein — MNVLSQLRIGTRLAIGFAVVLLLAILATSVALVNARANAQATRAMMEQPLAKERLVSDWYVLTYSAIARTALIARSTDEKLSETFADVIAASTKRGGELIAQIKELLSSDEERKIFEEITDLRAKYQKAKNDVMNARKAGDGVKGEQLFKDIFTPAADAYQNRIKSFLTMQRKAIDDTAHAIDAANDRANALLMLLAALMVGIGSVAAWFISRSITVPLQSAVDIASTVATGDLTTRFDAHHHKDEIGDLMTALRGMNDALRQVVSEVQTGTSTIATASNQIAAGNMDLSQRTEQQASSLEETASSMEELTSTVRQNAENAKQANQLAHAASEVAEKGGAIVGQVVNTMGSINDSSRKIFDIISVIDGIAFQTNILALNAAVEAARAGEQGRGFAVVASEVRNLAQRSAGAAKEIKELIGNSVEQVDIGQKLVQQAGSTMSDVVASVRRVTDIMGEITSASSEQSIGIDQVNTAITQMDQVTQQNAALVEQAAAAAASMQEQAMRLAAVASSFKLGNEGQHRALTAPAPKARKAIAARPVVATSSTTRAVATRPAVAKLAKPATVGGDKDWEEF; from the coding sequence ATGAATGTCTTGTCGCAACTGCGCATCGGTACCCGTCTCGCCATCGGCTTTGCCGTCGTGCTGCTGCTGGCCATCCTGGCCACCTCCGTGGCGCTGGTCAACGCCCGCGCCAACGCCCAGGCCACGCGCGCCATGATGGAGCAACCGCTGGCCAAGGAGCGCCTGGTCTCCGACTGGTACGTGCTGACCTATTCGGCCATCGCCCGCACCGCACTGATCGCCCGCAGCACCGACGAAAAACTCTCCGAGACCTTTGCCGACGTCATCGCCGCCAGCACCAAGCGCGGCGGCGAGTTGATCGCCCAGATCAAGGAATTGCTGTCGTCTGACGAAGAGCGCAAGATTTTCGAAGAAATCACCGACCTGCGCGCCAAGTACCAGAAGGCCAAGAACGACGTCATGAACGCCCGCAAGGCCGGCGACGGCGTCAAGGGCGAGCAGCTGTTCAAGGACATCTTCACGCCCGCCGCCGACGCTTACCAGAACCGCATCAAGAGCTTCCTGACCATGCAGCGTAAGGCCATCGACGATACCGCGCACGCCATCGACGCCGCCAACGACCGCGCCAACGCGCTGCTGATGCTGCTGGCCGCGCTGATGGTCGGTATCGGCTCGGTAGCTGCGTGGTTCATCTCGCGCTCGATCACGGTGCCGCTGCAGTCGGCAGTGGACATCGCCTCGACGGTCGCCACCGGCGACCTGACCACGCGCTTCGACGCCCACCACCACAAGGACGAAATCGGCGACTTGATGACCGCGCTGCGCGGCATGAACGATGCACTGCGCCAGGTGGTGAGCGAGGTGCAGACCGGCACCAGCACCATCGCCACCGCGTCCAACCAGATCGCCGCCGGGAATATGGACCTGTCGCAGCGCACCGAGCAACAAGCCAGCTCGCTGGAGGAAACCGCCTCCTCGATGGAGGAACTGACCTCCACCGTGCGCCAGAACGCGGAGAATGCCAAGCAGGCCAACCAGCTGGCGCATGCGGCGTCGGAGGTGGCGGAAAAAGGCGGCGCCATTGTCGGCCAGGTGGTCAACACCATGGGTTCGATCAACGATTCGTCGCGCAAGATCTTCGACATCATCAGTGTCATCGACGGCATCGCGTTCCAGACCAATATCCTGGCGCTGAATGCGGCGGTGGAGGCGGCGCGCGCCGGTGAACAGGGACGCGGTTTCGCCGTGGTGGCGTCCGAGGTGCGCAACCTGGCGCAGCGCTCCGCCGGCGCGGCCAAGGAGATCAAGGAATTGATCGGCAACTCGGTCGAGCAGGTCGACATCGGCCAGAAGCTGGTGCAGCAGGCCGGCAGCACCATGTCCGACGTGGTGGCCAGCGTGCGCCGCGTGACCGATATCATGGGCGAGATCACCTCCGCCAGCAGCGAGCAAAGCATCGGCATCGACCAGGTCAACACGGCAATTACGCAGATGGATCAGGTGACGCAACAGAACGCCGCGCTGGTGGAACAGGCGGCAGCGGCGGCGGCCAGCATGCAGGAGCAGGCCATGCGGCTGGCCGCTGTGGCGTCGTCGTTCAAGCTCGGAAATGAAGGCCAGCACAGAGCACTGACTGCGCCGGCGCCGAAAGCGCGCAAAGCTATTGCAGCACGCCCTGTCGTCGCGACGTCGTCCACCACGCGGGCGGTCGCCACGCGGCCGGCAGTGGCCAAGCTAGCCAAGCCGGCCACCGTCGGCGGCGACAAGGACTGGGAAGAGTTTTAA
- the hemW gene encoding radical SAM family heme chaperone HemW, whose protein sequence is MIPIKIVGASSRPARDISETAGVAAKYLQGGALNLTALPPLSLYIHFPWCVRKCPYCDFNSHEAKEGGAFPEQEYLDAVRTDLEMALPLIWGRKIYTIFIGGGTPSLMSAAGLDRLLSDVRTLLPLDSDCEITMEANPGTFEAEKFKSYRASGVNRLSIGIQSFNERHLKALGRIHDDNEAKRAVDIALANFDNFNLDLMYALPSQTLEEARNDVETAMAFKPPHLSLYHLTMEPNTLFAKYPPALPDDDASADMQDMIAELTAANGYNQYEISAYAKEGHRARHNLNYWEFGDYLGIGAGAHSKLSFPHRILRQARYKQPKAYMEQTRLGAPVQEEYEIGREDMGFEFMLNTLRLHGGFDPNLFSERTGLSINAIDKQLNAAEAKGLLYRDHKVIKPTELGQRFLNDLQEMFLKG, encoded by the coding sequence ATGATTCCGATTAAAATCGTCGGCGCCAGCTCCAGGCCAGCGCGCGACATCAGTGAAACCGCAGGCGTGGCCGCCAAGTATTTGCAAGGCGGCGCCCTGAACCTGACGGCGCTGCCGCCGCTGTCGCTGTACATCCACTTCCCGTGGTGCGTGCGCAAATGCCCGTACTGCGACTTCAATTCGCACGAAGCCAAGGAGGGCGGCGCTTTCCCCGAACAGGAATACCTGGACGCGGTGCGCACCGACCTGGAAATGGCGCTGCCGCTGATCTGGGGCCGCAAGATTTATACGATCTTCATTGGCGGCGGCACGCCGAGCCTGATGTCGGCCGCCGGGCTGGATCGTTTGCTGTCCGACGTGCGCACCTTGCTGCCGCTCGACAGCGACTGCGAGATCACGATGGAGGCCAATCCCGGCACCTTCGAGGCGGAAAAGTTCAAGTCCTATCGCGCCAGCGGCGTGAATCGTTTGTCGATCGGCATCCAGAGCTTCAACGAGCGTCATTTGAAGGCGCTGGGTCGCATCCACGACGACAACGAAGCCAAGCGCGCGGTGGACATCGCGCTCGCCAACTTCGACAACTTCAATCTGGACCTGATGTACGCGCTGCCGTCGCAGACGCTGGAAGAAGCGCGCAACGACGTGGAAACGGCGATGGCCTTCAAGCCGCCGCACCTGTCCTTGTACCATCTGACGATGGAGCCGAACACGCTGTTCGCCAAGTATCCGCCGGCGCTGCCGGACGACGACGCCAGCGCCGACATGCAGGACATGATCGCCGAACTGACCGCCGCCAACGGCTACAACCAGTACGAGATTTCGGCCTACGCCAAGGAAGGCCATCGCGCGCGTCATAACCTGAACTACTGGGAGTTCGGCGACTACCTCGGCATCGGCGCGGGCGCGCACTCCAAGCTGTCCTTCCCGCACCGCATACTGCGCCAGGCGCGCTACAAGCAGCCCAAGGCCTATATGGAGCAAACCAGGCTCGGTGCGCCGGTGCAGGAGGAATACGAGATCGGACGCGAGGACATGGGCTTCGAGTTCATGCTCAACACCCTGCGCCTGCACGGCGGCTTCGATCCCAACCTGTTCAGCGAGCGCACCGGCTTGAGCATCAACGCCATCGACAAGCAGCTTAACGCGGCCGAGGCCAAAGGGCTGCTCTACCGCGACCACAAGGTCATCAAGCCGACCGAATTGGGCCAGCGCTTCCTCAACGACCTGCAGGAGATGTTCCTGAAGGGTTAA
- the rdgB gene encoding RdgB/HAM1 family non-canonical purine NTP pyrophosphatase has protein sequence MTQRLILASNNQGKLKEFNELLSSVGFSVHAQGEYDVPEADEPFHTFVENALQKARHASRLTGLPALADDSGVCVNAFGGAPGVLSARFAGEPKSDARNNEKMVADLARHEDKSAYYYCVLVLVRHADDPQPVIADGRWNGVMIDTPRGEGGFGYDPYFYIPSLGKCAAELSADEKNAMSHRGQALRALVEKLK, from the coding sequence ATGACACAACGACTTATCCTCGCCTCCAACAACCAGGGCAAACTCAAGGAGTTCAACGAACTCCTTTCCTCCGTGGGCTTTTCCGTCCACGCGCAGGGCGAATACGACGTGCCCGAAGCCGATGAACCTTTTCACACGTTTGTCGAAAATGCATTGCAGAAGGCGCGTCACGCGTCGCGGCTGACCGGCTTGCCGGCGCTGGCCGACGACTCGGGCGTGTGCGTCAATGCATTCGGCGGTGCGCCCGGCGTGCTGTCGGCGCGCTTCGCCGGCGAGCCGAAATCGGACGCCCGCAACAACGAGAAAATGGTCGCCGACCTGGCCAGGCATGAAGACAAGTCCGCGTACTACTATTGCGTGCTGGTGTTGGTGCGCCACGCCGACGACCCGCAACCGGTGATCGCCGACGGCCGCTGGAACGGCGTCATGATCGACACGCCGCGCGGCGAGGGCGGTTTCGGCTACGACCCGTATTTCTACATCCCGTCGCTGGGCAAGTGCGCCGCAGAGCTGAGCGCCGATGAAAAGAACGCCATGTCGCATCGCGGCCAGGCGCTGCGCGCATTGGTAGAGAAGCTGAAATGA
- the rph gene encoding ribonuclease PH has product MTSVIRPSGRAVDALRTLRLTRDYTKHAEGSVLIECGDTKVICTASIEDKVPGFLRGKGQGWLTAEYGMLPRSTHSRMDREAARGKQSGRTQEIQRLIGRSLRAAFDLEAFGERTLHLDCDVIQADGGTRTASITGAMVAAYDAFSKLVARGAIPAIPLKHFVAAISVGVYQGTPVLDLDYVEDSGCDTDMNVVMTDAGHFIEVQGTAEGAAFDRAGMDRLLDLAQGGIADLVKLQKQALGIAG; this is encoded by the coding sequence ATGACTTCTGTAATCCGTCCAAGCGGCCGCGCCGTCGATGCGCTGCGCACCCTGCGCCTGACCCGCGACTACACCAAGCACGCCGAAGGCTCGGTGCTGATCGAATGCGGCGACACCAAGGTGATCTGCACCGCCAGCATCGAAGACAAAGTGCCCGGCTTCCTCAGGGGTAAAGGCCAGGGCTGGCTGACCGCCGAATACGGCATGCTGCCGCGTTCCACCCACAGCCGCATGGACCGCGAAGCGGCGCGCGGCAAGCAGTCCGGCCGCACGCAGGAGATCCAGCGCCTGATCGGCCGCTCGCTGCGCGCGGCGTTCGACCTGGAAGCCTTCGGCGAACGCACCCTGCATCTGGACTGCGACGTCATCCAGGCCGACGGCGGCACCCGCACCGCCTCGATCACCGGCGCCATGGTGGCCGCCTACGACGCCTTCTCCAAACTGGTGGCGCGCGGCGCGATTCCGGCCATCCCGCTCAAGCACTTCGTGGCGGCGATCTCGGTGGGCGTGTACCAAGGCACGCCGGTGCTGGACCTCGACTACGTGGAAGACTCGGGCTGCGACACCGACATGAACGTGGTGATGACCGACGCCGGCCACTTCATCGAAGTGCAGGGCACGGCCGAAGGCGCGGCGTTCGATCGCGCCGGCATGGACCGTTTGCTGGACCTGGCGCAGGGCGGCATCGCCGACCTGGTCAAGCTGCAAAAGCAGGCGCTGGGCATCGCAGGGTAA
- a CDS encoding serine/threonine-protein phosphatase: MQFSVYQESHIGGRKVNQDRMGYSFTREALLLVLADGMGGHLRGEIAASVALQTISTLFQRQAQPYVKKPQRFLEEALLAAHTDIHQYRHLHQLAETPRTTIVACLIQHNTATWAHCGDSRLYWTRDGRILGRTRDHSHVESLIAKGLAQPSERATHPDRNKLWNCLGADSAPRVEVGGGAGLLPGDMVLLCSDGLWSMLPDDEILQRLHAQTVVRAVPEMLQTALQAAGDGSDNVTALAITWQGGSVTDSMDPLTVTMISTVALPETLLATTIRDTSPPQAAPSDAGSVDAFDDDEIEKAIAEIRGAIEKSSQILK; encoded by the coding sequence ATGCAATTCTCCGTGTACCAGGAAAGCCACATCGGCGGCCGCAAGGTCAATCAGGACCGCATGGGCTACAGCTTCACCCGCGAGGCCCTGCTGCTGGTGCTGGCCGACGGCATGGGCGGCCATCTGCGCGGCGAGATCGCCGCCAGCGTGGCGTTGCAAACCATCTCCACGCTATTCCAGCGACAGGCGCAGCCCTATGTAAAGAAGCCGCAGCGCTTTCTGGAAGAGGCGCTGCTGGCCGCACACACCGACATCCACCAGTACCGCCACCTGCACCAACTGGCGGAAACGCCGCGCACCACCATCGTCGCCTGCCTGATCCAGCACAACACCGCCACCTGGGCCCATTGCGGCGACTCGCGCCTGTACTGGACGCGCGACGGCCGCATCCTCGGCCGCACGCGCGACCATTCGCATGTGGAGAGCCTGATCGCCAAAGGCCTGGCGCAACCGTCCGAGCGCGCCACCCACCCGGACCGCAACAAGCTGTGGAACTGCCTTGGCGCCGATTCCGCGCCGCGCGTGGAAGTGGGCGGCGGCGCAGGGCTGCTGCCCGGCGACATGGTGCTGTTGTGTTCCGATGGTTTGTGGTCTATGCTGCCGGACGATGAAATTCTGCAGCGCCTGCATGCGCAAACCGTGGTGCGCGCCGTGCCGGAAATGCTGCAGACCGCGCTGCAGGCGGCGGGCGACGGCAGCGATAATGTGACCGCGCTGGCGATCACGTGGCAGGGCGGTTCGGTGACCGACAGCATGGACCCATTGACGGTGACCATGATCTCGACCGTAGCGCTGCCGGAAACCCTGCTCGCCACGACGATCCGCGACACCTCGCCGCCGCAAGCCGCGCCGTCCGATGCCGGCAGCGTTGACGCCTTCGACGACGACGAAATTGAAAAAGCCATCGCGGAGATACGCGGTGCCATCGAAAAATCCTCCCAAATTCTTAAATAG
- a CDS encoding serine/threonine protein kinase, with translation MAAQNNAPLPDGLEIAGYRIVKKIASGGFSIVYLAYDSEGVAVAIKEYLPSSLALRQEGELVPVVSKAHLPVFRIGLKCFFEEGRALARISHPNVVSVLNFFRAHDTVYMVMAYESGHSLQEHIQRQRGKGVKVGELFIRTIFTQAVKGLREVHANKLLHLDLKPANIYLRTDGTPMLLDFGAARQTINTDMPTLTPMYTPGFAPPELYAKTGMGPWTDIYSIGASMFACMVGSPPQPADQRKADDKMAGHFDKLEGQYSPELVQLVRWCLQLDPLERPQSLFALQKVLQAGASPAASTTAAAPAPTMMDKLRGLVGRLNGTDARAKAGPDTLV, from the coding sequence ATGGCTGCACAAAACAATGCCCCCCTACCAGATGGCCTGGAAATTGCTGGATATCGCATTGTAAAGAAAATTGCGTCCGGTGGGTTCAGTATTGTTTACCTTGCATACGATAGCGAAGGCGTGGCTGTCGCAATCAAGGAATATTTGCCCAGTTCTTTGGCACTGCGCCAGGAAGGCGAGCTGGTGCCAGTCGTGTCCAAGGCGCATCTTCCCGTGTTCCGCATCGGCCTCAAGTGTTTTTTCGAGGAGGGCCGGGCGCTGGCGCGCATTTCCCATCCCAATGTTGTAAGTGTGCTCAACTTCTTCCGTGCGCACGACACCGTGTACATGGTGATGGCCTACGAATCCGGCCATTCGCTGCAGGAGCACATCCAGCGCCAGCGCGGCAAGGGCGTTAAAGTAGGCGAACTTTTTATCCGCACGATTTTCACGCAGGCGGTGAAAGGCCTGCGCGAAGTCCACGCCAACAAGCTGCTGCACCTGGACCTGAAGCCGGCCAATATCTACCTGCGCACCGACGGCACGCCGATGCTGCTGGACTTCGGCGCCGCGCGCCAGACCATCAACACCGACATGCCGACCCTGACGCCGATGTACACGCCCGGCTTCGCGCCGCCCGAACTGTACGCCAAGACCGGCATGGGACCGTGGACCGATATCTACAGCATCGGCGCCTCGATGTTCGCCTGCATGGTCGGCTCGCCGCCGCAGCCGGCCGACCAGCGCAAGGCCGACGATAAAATGGCCGGCCATTTCGACAAGCTGGAAGGCCAGTATTCGCCGGAGCTGGTGCAGTTGGTGCGCTGGTGCTTGCAGCTTGATCCGCTGGAGCGGCCGCAAAGCCTGTTCGCCTTGCAGAAGGTGCTGCAGGCCGGCGCCTCGCCTGCGGCATCGACAACGGCGGCAGCGCCGGCGCCAACCATGATGGACAAGCTGCGCGGCCTGGTGGGCCGCTTGAACGGCACCGACGCCCGCGCCAAAGCCGGCCCCGACACGCTGGTCTGA
- a CDS encoding YicC family protein — MTGYAVATSESAAGTLTIEIKSVNSRFLDLQFRINDDLRALEPDLRSAIMAAITRGKVELRLSFGRKAATAGTQALNLPLLTELQRLQGEVGGLFPGVQAMTVAELLRWPGVIEEAQIGQESLQADVAALTARTVAAFVVSRQREGAALEAMLISRIESMEAIVKRITPLIPQVVAAFQQKAVERMQDALGLACQGSNSALSRQDALERIRQEVILYGIRIDVAEELGRLSAHLTETRHILKKGGQVGKRLDFMMQELNREANTLGAKASVKELADASMELKLLIEQMREQVQNLE, encoded by the coding sequence ATGACGGGCTACGCGGTCGCCACCAGTGAAAGTGCGGCGGGCACACTGACCATCGAGATCAAGAGTGTGAACTCGCGGTTTTTGGACTTACAGTTCCGAATAAACGACGATTTGCGTGCGTTAGAACCCGATTTACGCTCGGCGATCATGGCCGCCATCACGCGCGGCAAAGTCGAGCTGCGCCTGAGCTTCGGCCGCAAGGCCGCCACCGCCGGCACCCAGGCCCTGAATCTGCCATTATTGACTGAATTGCAAAGGCTTCAAGGCGAAGTCGGCGGTTTATTCCCCGGCGTGCAAGCGATGACTGTAGCTGAACTACTGCGCTGGCCCGGCGTGATCGAGGAAGCACAGATTGGCCAGGAGTCGCTGCAGGCCGACGTGGCCGCCCTCACCGCGCGCACCGTGGCAGCCTTCGTGGTCAGCCGCCAGCGCGAAGGCGCGGCGCTGGAAGCGATGCTGATTTCGCGCATCGAATCGATGGAAGCCATCGTCAAGCGCATCACGCCGCTGATCCCGCAAGTGGTGGCGGCGTTCCAGCAAAAAGCGGTCGAGCGCATGCAGGACGCGCTGGGCCTGGCTTGCCAGGGGTCGAATTCGGCGCTGTCGCGCCAGGACGCGCTGGAGCGCATCCGCCAGGAAGTGATCCTGTACGGCATCCGCATCGACGTCGCCGAGGAACTGGGCCGCCTGTCGGCGCACCTGACCGAGACCCGCCACATCCTGAAAAAAGGCGGCCAGGTCGGCAAGCGCCTGGACTTCATGATGCAGGAACTGAACCGCGAAGCCAACACGCTGGGCGCCAAGGCCTCGGTTAAGGAACTGGCCGACGCCTCGATGGAGCTCAAGCTGCTGATCGAGCAGATGCGCGAACAGGTGCAGAACCTGGAATAG
- a CDS encoding DUF4351 domain-containing protein, with protein MSNIAQPARYDLPWKAALTHAFHPFMDFYFPDFSARIDWTKRPRFRDKELAGIVIGTAPDAMVADKLVELCLRDGAGHRVLAHIEIQAQRDATLARRMHDYNYHIGKTYGQPVASLVLLADADPNWRPSSFHQQVLGTARGFSYTTAKLLDYAADTHGLESSHHPFAWVTLVHLRTQQAHHDPDELYTAKLHLTRLLFKHRWKRRRIIVLFNVINWMMALPEPHQRRYWQAALRLEKEHEMKLLNPLEQMFLDDGVKIGLEKGRREGLEQGLEQGLEQGLAKGRVEGAAALLERLLTQRFGPLPKTVLSKLKKASVAEVEAWSDALVAAESLKQVFVPTQSTVKHLKKLPLSLN; from the coding sequence ATGTCGAACATCGCACAACCGGCCCGTTACGACCTACCATGGAAAGCCGCTTTAACGCATGCTTTCCATCCCTTTATGGACTTTTACTTTCCCGACTTCAGTGCTCGTATCGATTGGACGAAGCGGCCGCGTTTCCGAGACAAGGAATTGGCGGGGATTGTTATCGGCACGGCCCCGGACGCGATGGTAGCCGATAAGCTGGTCGAGCTATGCCTGCGCGACGGAGCCGGGCATCGGGTGCTGGCCCACATCGAAATCCAGGCACAGCGCGATGCCACTTTGGCGCGTCGTATGCACGACTACAACTACCATATCGGCAAGACATATGGCCAGCCGGTGGCTAGCCTGGTGCTGCTGGCCGATGCCGACCCGAACTGGCGGCCGAGTAGTTTCCATCAGCAGGTGCTGGGCACGGCCAGGGGATTCTCGTACACGACGGCCAAGTTGCTCGATTACGCCGCCGACACCCATGGGCTGGAATCCTCGCACCATCCGTTTGCCTGGGTGACGCTGGTCCACCTTCGCACGCAGCAAGCGCATCATGATCCAGATGAGTTGTATACGGCCAAGCTGCACTTGACCAGGTTATTGTTCAAGCACCGTTGGAAGCGTCGGCGCATAATTGTGTTATTCAACGTGATCAACTGGATGATGGCCTTGCCTGAGCCGCATCAGCGACGTTACTGGCAGGCCGCTCTCCGCTTGGAAAAGGAGCACGAAATGAAATTGCTCAACCCATTGGAACAAATGTTCCTCGACGATGGCGTGAAGATAGGCCTGGAGAAAGGCCGGCGCGAGGGACTGGAACAAGGACTGGAACAAGGACTTGAACAAGGGCTAGCGAAGGGGCGCGTCGAGGGAGCGGCCGCGCTTTTGGAGCGATTGCTGACACAGCGTTTCGGGCCATTGCCGAAAACTGTCCTCAGCAAACTGAAAAAGGCCAGTGTCGCGGAAGTGGAAGCCTGGAGTGATGCGCTGGTGGCTGCGGAATCTCTGAAGCAGGTTTTTGTCCCCACACAATCAACGGTGAAGCATCTGAAAAAATTGCCGCTCAGTCTAAACTGA